One segment of Panulirus ornatus isolate Po-2019 chromosome 35, ASM3632096v1, whole genome shotgun sequence DNA contains the following:
- the LOC139760071 gene encoding uncharacterized protein — translation MKPILPKTSVAGLGIPKIRSVLASPGTTIILASPLAPSFTFGVQGISPATSVTVPSTPTVTLSTHSVPQPTPVIFPLTNSKLRSSNNLRTQCPALLVPKKSMPRLDYENQKLPVKPCKGKTSYSQTCKSKESKIQQNVHHDAKCNLDLKPLGYPESALKSILPKIPQGDAQTLILLPAITPAQKPSIVSSLILTSKSSPVIDNVKSHCNKKKFKCRSKKKNVNTKENNKKLFHGQGQEHGESCDVKGMSKAMSVSEDDQGDSKLKRSKKNVSKVTTPIVSKNLVTMMKNQIDDKAKYKHSDDYTTVPDEHMSLISSQDQLPVPSKCISLHPGGQLSHQQDVPYHPPPPYPQHTNARLSSQQLQMIGSQETDKSVKETLYPKTTDLKSQITKKLCERRLRKQLTPPECHTDVPVNVISSENFLTNALSCSGDDTDETQVSSSHTSSQPFPSASARVYPSYSSSETTSKLIEIPQSFHSDMVTVTSHSSPTPPTYSHTSDKAQNVLSSLLKSCSTAKDPSSNVTPSSHPELNSSSLEQDVYSTQSSIKAPSYSSTYSSSSLHSPVGTSSSPLQDSSSPSKDHMHSPSSVCYTYYASPCSNISTFAHAQQSLSSSLAQAVSDTLAVTCSSQSSHHMSYSYQSKPSPYATSARSSSLTQNSQPTPSIPPLHTAFRTRSPQPTLNCHSSLSTLHCHSSHTSSYMHSSRPALYTQSLQPPSYAQSPQPASYAQSPQPASYAQSPQATSYTQSPHPASYVQSPHPASYSQSRQPPSYTQSSYPTSHTQSPQSALYTESPQPASYTDPHQPLMYTQSPQPTSYINSHHSPSYTQSPQPAFYSHSPQPTSYNQSRHSNSHIQSKHPSTYSQSPQSFAYSVPTQRCVNDCINDNASHSPHALSFSGEHIPSFCQHPQTDSYSHSPKTTPIPVEVSPTTSVIKDDSKSPSIPPYSDPEQTPSSSQYFANSASISYFSIYSSQQTNNTHDSHYYSTSKGMVLAPSYSTGEVGSSFMSLERSLSPPSYEAHLQNTASYLTSDHHLSNPHHNMSVSHHQTAPANYSLSCHSSRLGQEDSNIHLDPRKNVRSPPAYPSSTALCPPPPPPRYNFNPKITPKACHAKYAETPDMNKGSYKEEFSPIFIPNIPPMVPPPAAPLPVDIQSDTQHCSTQNCSTSQIHSSSHTSGSSLSFSNGSYLSSQDAQCSSDDQEGLQGPYNRTCKSVDGQVHYKHYHDGTDLTVPACRTSARGVGIHNNENLKVHSLIERVERLWFIPQQEQNRVYMKRKELARDFLSHPNLHSSRNMMLKEKFWIEEDEPIAEEILLSSITSNPESELQQQKEENAREVSVVAISDSQQQGDITTGSKSKRKKIREMLCQVCGKMLKGCSSLKSHLNSHHNIQPHACPYCSKSFTNRSVLVVHLRIHTGEMPYICNICDTSFRTQSGLMRHKSMHTNVRPYECSMCSKAFKTKLVLQQHLKLHLTGVFTCSDCGKTFERHKSLAVHKASHHYKSHRFPCPHCHKGYHFRSLLSHHMKVHSNIRKHVCSVCNESFVWRSGLAAHKKTHSASRPQCDICGVRFASKKRLETHYRRHSDPKPHKCGICNRSFSHAYRLASHSLTHQGHKEYACPKCSIVLSSAKKLRKHLANIHRKEESRICQLSGTVEMAKSST, via the exons ATGAAACCG ATTCTCCCTAAGACTTCAGTGGCAGGATTAGGTATTCCAAAAATTCGCAGTGTGTTGGCCTCTCCAGGGACAACCATTATTCTTGCCTCACCACTGGCTCCATCCTTTACTTTTGGAGTTCAGGGAATTTCTCCAGCCACATCAGTCACTGTGCCATCTACCCCAACAGTTACGCTTTCCACTCACAGTGTACCACAACCCACCCCTGTCATATTTCCTCTGACAAATTCAAAACTGAGATCATCTAATAATCTTCGTACTCAATGTCCCGCTTTACTGGTACCAAAGAAAAGCATGCCAAGATTA GACTACGAAAATCAGAAGTTGCCAGTGAAGCCATGCAAGGGGAAAACATCGTATTCCCAGACCTGTAAATCTAAAGAGTCAAAGATACAACAGAATGTGCATCATGATGCTAAGTGTAACTTAGATTTAAAGCCGTTAGGTTATCCTGAATCAGCTTTGAAATCAATTTTACCAAAAATTCCACAAGGAGATGCACAAACATTAATACTATTACCTGCTATAACACCAGCACAAAAGCCATCTATAGTTTCATCACTGATATTAACATCAAAAAGCTCTCCTGTGATTGATAATGTCAAAAGTCATTGCAATAAAAAGAAGTTTAAATGTAGgagcaaaaagaaaaatgtaaatacaAAGGAAAACAATAAGAAATTGTTTCATGGCCAAGGACAAGAACATGGGGAATCATGTGATGTAAAAGGAATGAGTAAAGCCATGAGTGTTTCAGAGGATGACCAAGGAGACAGTAAACTTAAAAGAAGCAAGAAAAATGTATCAAAAGTGACCACTCCCATTGTATCTAAGAACCTCGTTACAATGATGAAAAATCAGATAgatgataaagcaaaatataagcATAGTGATGATTATACCACAGTGCCTGATGAACATATGTCATTGATATCTTCTCAAGATCAGTTGCCAGTGCCTTCcaaatgtatttctttacatccaggTGGTCAGTTGTCTCACCAGCAAGATGTTCcataccacccacctccaccatacCCTCAGCATACAAATGCACGCTTAAGTTCACAGCAGTTACAGATGATAGGTAGTCAGGAAACCGATAaaagtgtaaaagagactttgtACCCTAAGACAACTGACTTGAAGTCTCAGATTACTAAAAAGCTCTGTGAACGAAGACTAAGAAAACAGTTGACTCCTCCTGAGTGTCACACTGATGTACCTGTTAATGTAATTTCATCTGAAAATTTTTTGACTAATGCATTATCATGCTCTGGTGATGATACAGATGAAACACAAGTCTCTTCATCTCATACATCGTCCCAACCATTTCCAAGTGCCTCAGCAAGAGTCTATCCTTCATATTCTTCTTCAGAAACGACATCAAAATTAATTGAAATCCCCCAAAGTTTTCATTCAGATATGGTAACTGTGACTTCACACTCCTCTCCAACCCCTCCTACATATTCTCACACTTCTGACAAAGCTCAGAATGTATTATCATCACTCCTAAAATCATGTTCCACTGCTAAAGATCCCTCTTCCAATGTCACACCTTCATCTCATCCTGAATTGAATTCTTCCTCCTTAGAGCAAGATGTGTATTCAACCCAATCATCCATTAAGGCACCCAGTTATTCATCTAcatattcatcttcatctcttcatTCTCCTGTTGGTACTTCATCTAGTCCTCTTCAagactcctcctctccatccaaaGACCATATGCATTCACCTTCATCTGTTTGTTACACATATTATGCTTCACCTTGTTCAAATATATCAACTTTTGCCCATGCTCAACAGTCTTTGTCATCATCCCTTGCACAAGCAGTTTCAGATACACTTGCTGTCACCTGTAGTAGCCAGTCTTCTCATCACATGTCATATTCATATCAGTCAAAGCCATCACCTTATGCTACATCTGCTCGGTCTTCTTCCCTTACCCAGAACTCTCAGCCAACCCCGAGTATCCCACCTTTGCACACAGCATTTCGTACTCGATCTCCACAGCCAACCTTGAATTGTCATTCCTCACTTTCAACATTGCATTGCCATTCctcacatacatcatcatatatgcaCTCTTCACGCCCAGCATTGTACACTCAGTCCCTTCAGCCACCCTCATATGCACAGTCCCCTCAACCAGCCTCATATGCACAGTCCCCTCAACCAGCCTCATATGCACAGTCTCCTCAGGCAACTTCTTATACACAGTCCCCTCACCCAGCTTCCTATGTACAGTCTCCTCACCCAGCTTCATATTCACAGTCTCGTCAACCACCCTCATATACACAGTCCTCTTATCCAACTTCACATACACAGTCCCCTCAGTCAGCCTTATATACTGAGTCTCCCCAGCCAGCTTCCTACACAGATCCCCATCAGCCACTTATGTACACTCAGTCTCCACAACCAACCTCATATATAAATTCCCATCACTCACCTTCATACACTCAGTCTCCTCAACCAGCATTTTATAGTCATTCACCACAGCCAACCTCATATAATCAGTCTCGGCATTCAAATTCCCATATCCAGTCAAAGCATCCTTCAACTTACAGTCAGTCACCTCAATCATTTGCATATTCTGTACCAACTCAGCGTTGTgtaaatgactgtataaatgataATGCTTCACACTCTCCCCATGCTCTGTCTTTTTCTGGTGAACATATTCCATCATTTTGTCAACACCCACAGACAGATTCTTACTCTCATTCCCCCAAAACAACACCGATCCCAGTTGAAGTATCACCCACCACTAGTGTGATTAAGGATGACTCAAAGTCACCCAGCATCCCACCATACTCAGACCCCGAACAAACTCCATCATCCTCTCAGTATTTTGCCAATTCTGCTAGTATCTCATACTTTAGTATTTACAGTTCACAGCAGACAAATAATACTCATGATTCTCATTATTACAGTACTAGTAAAGGAATGGTATTAGCACCATCATATTCTACAGGCGAAGTAGGTTCCTCTTTCATGTCTTTAGAAAGATCTCTAAGTCCTCCATCATATGAGGCTCACTTGCAAAACACTGCCTCATATTTAACTTCTGATCATCACCTTTCAAATCCTCATCACAATATGTCAGTCTCCCACCATCAAACAGCGCCAGCAAATTATTCTTTATCATGTCATAGCTCAAGACTAGGACAAGAAGATTCAAATATACACTTGGATCCCAGGAAAAATGTCAGATCACCTCCTGCATATCCTTCATCCACTGCTTTgtgtccaccacctccacctccaagatACAACTTCAATCCAAAAATTACCCCTAAAGCTTGTCATGCTAAGTATGCAGAGACACCCGATATGAATAAAGGATCTTATAAGGAGGAGTTTTCCCCTATTTTTATTCCAAACATTCCACCAATGGTTCCTCCACCTGCTGCACCTCTTCCAGTTGACATTCAGTCAGACACACAACATTGCAGCACGCAAAACTGTAGCACCAGCCAAATCCATAGCAGTAGCCACACCTCTGGTTCGTCTTTATCATTCTCAAATGGCAGTTACCTCTCATCTCAAGATGCTCAGTGTAGCAGTGATGACCAAGAGGGACTTCAAGGGCCCTATAACAGAACCTGTAAATCTGTCGATGGGCAAGTTCATTATAAACATTATCATGATGGGACAGACTTAACTGTGCCTGCTTGTCGGACTTCTGCTAGAGGAGTTGGGATCCACAACAATGAGAATTTGAAGGTTCACAGTCTGATAGAACGAGTTGAGAGACTGTGGTTCATTCCCCAGCAGGAACAGAACCGTGTTTATATGAAGAGGAAAGAGCTTGCTAGAGATTTCCTCAGTCATCCAA ACTTGCATTCCAGCAGGAACATGATGCtgaaagaaaagttttggattgAGGAGGATGAACCAATTGCAGAAGAAATTCTGTTATCGTCAATAACAAGTAACCCTGAGAGTGAGCTACAGCAACAAAAGGAAGAAAATGCAAGAGAGGTTTCTGTTGTTGCTATTAGTGATAGTCAGCAGCAGGGAGATATAACTACTGGTTCGAAgtcaaaaaggaagaaaatcagGGAAATGCTGTGTCAG GTATGTGGTAAGATGCTGAAAGGTTGTAGCAGTCTCAAATCTCACCTGAACAGTCACCATAACATCCAGCCTCATGCTTGCCCCTATTGTTCAAAGAGTTTCACCAATCGCAGTGTTCTTGTAGTACATCTGCGTATCCACACTGGAGAGATGCCTTACATATGCAACATTTGTGATACATCTTTTAGGACACAATCTGGCCTAATGCGACATAAAAGCATGCACACAAATGTCAGGCCATATGAATGTTCCATGTGTTCCAAAGCATTTAAAACAAAGTTAGTTCTGCAGCAGCACTTAAAACTTCATCTAACAGGTGTATTCACTTGCTCTGATTGTGGGAAAACTTTTGAAAGGCATAAGTCATTGGCAGTGCATAAAGCTTCTCACCACTATAAATCTCATAGATTTCCATGCCCACATTGCCATAAAGGATATCACTTCCGCAGCCTTCTGAGTCATCACATGAAGGTTCATTCTAATATCCGGAAACATGTTTGTTCAGTGTGTAATGAATCTTTTGTTTGGCGAAGTGGTTTGGCTGCTCATAAGAAAACACATTCAGCTTCCCGTCCACAGTGTGATATCTGTGGAGTGAGGTTTGCCTCAAAAAAAAGACTAGAAACTCATTATCGTCGCCACAGTGATCCAAAGCCTCACAAATGTGGCATTTGCAACCGAAGTTTTTCTCATGCCTATCGCTTAGCTTCTCACTCTCTCACGCATCAAGGACATAAGGAGTATGCATGTCCTAAATGTAGTATTGTGCTCAGTTCAGCAAAGAAGTTGAGAAAACACCTTGCTAATATCCACAGAAAAGAGGAATCAAGAATATGTCAACTCTCAGGTACAGTAGAAATGGCAAAATCTTCAACTTAA
- the LOC139760073 gene encoding damage-control phosphatase ARMT1-like, with amino-acid sequence MSDPVPLSASRIGSFAYLTVKDRLPIILTRVIDYLYREKDNIGAKHGKAAQEGCKEVVGRLSQLKNEMQTNKPFLRLQAPEPPSPYDDSDIWNHELERYINIDGVPPKWFTSPWLYVECYMYARIHEAFYLCDALHDFDPFMEQKRKSLIDSHQATEALLSHMVYLCNNIPTLSQEHLKQSVIQLIEISLWGNRCDLSISSGADRPQEGDLLFTLDKLRPNILENNSDSIWQLLVSLPEDQRDIVLVLDNAGFELVTDLSLLTFLMEAGLTTSLTIYPKTRPWFVSDTTQSDLTWTINRLRLDGGAAGQMANKWRNYISDGRWKVIENKFWTTHHDFAVMNQIDPDLYSVLSKASLIIFKGDLNYRKLTGDLDWPTTTSFERALRGFSPAPVLVLRTAKGGPVVGLAPGVGESIAAVARDWNITGDYGMIQLCSFS; translated from the exons ATGTCTGATCCCGTCCCACTCTCTGCTAGTCGGATTGG AAGTTTTGCCTACCTTACTGTGAAGGATCGCCTGCCTATCATCCTTACCCGCGTAATAGATTATCTCTATAGAGAGAAGGACAATATAGGTGCCAAACATGGAAAG GCTGCTCAGGAGGGTTGCAAGGAGGTTGTTGGTCGCTTGTCTCAACTGAAAAATGAAATGCAGACAAATAAACCCTTTCTACGTCTGCAAGCTCCTGAGCCACCTAGTCCATATG ATGACAGTGATATATGGAACCATGAATTAGAGAGATACATCAATATAGATGGAGTTCCACCCAAATGGTTCACATCTCCGTGGCTGTATGTGGAATGTTACATGTATGCACGGATCCATGAGGCGTTCTACCTCTG TGATGCCCTTCATGACTTTGACCCTTTCATGGAGCAAAAGAGGAAAAGCTTGATAGATTCACACCAAGCTACTGAGGCTCTGCTATCACATATGGTATATCTGTGCAACAATATTCCAACCCTTTCGCAGGAGCATCTGAAACAATCTGTCATTCAGCTTATTGAG ATTAGTTTGTGGGGTAACAGATGTGATCTTAGCATATCTAGTGGTGCAGACAGACCTCAGGAAGGAGATCTTTTATTCACACTGGATAAACTACGGCCAAACATCCTAGAAAACAATTCTGATTCAATTTGGCAGCTTCTTGTATCTCTTCCTGAAGACCAAAGAGATATTG TGCTGGTGCTTGATAATGCAGGATTTGAGCTAGTCACAGACCTCAGTCTGTTAACCTTCCTCATGGAAGCGGGTCTTACTACATCTCTCACCATTTATCCTAAGACACGTCCCTGGTTTGTCTCAGACACTACACAATCAGACTTAACCTGGACCATCAACAGACTCAG aTTGGATGGAGGAGCTGCTGGGCAAATGGCAAACAAATGGCGAAATTATATATCTGATGGTCGTTGGAAGGTCATCGAGAATAAGTTTTGGACTACACATCATGACTTTGCTGTTATGAATCAGATTGACCCTGATCTTTATTCAGTGCTTAGCAAGGCATCTTTAATCATCTTTAAG GGTGACTTGAATTACCGTAAGTTAACTGGAGACCTGGACTGGCCAACAACAACCAGTTTTGAAAGGGCTCTTCGAGGCTTCTCTCCAGCCCCAGTATTAGTTCTGCGTACCGCAAAAGGTGGACCAGTTGTTGGATTGGCTCCTGGAGTTGGTGAAAGTATTGCAGCTGTTGCTCGTGACTGGAACATTACGGGAGATTATGGGATGATCCAGCTGTGTTCTTTTTCCTGA